In a genomic window of Strix aluco isolate bStrAlu1 chromosome 3, bStrAlu1.hap1, whole genome shotgun sequence:
- the COX7A2 gene encoding cytochrome c oxidase subunit 7A2, mitochondrial, translating to MWRNLLGLRQISQRTISTASRRQLENRVAEKQKLFQEDNGIPVHLKGGLMDALLYRLTMGLTVFGTAYVIYELCVASMPKKQK from the exons ATGTGGCGGAACCTGCTG GGTCTTCGCCAAATTTCCCAGAGGACCATAAGTACTGCTTCACGCAGGCAGCTTGAAAATAGAGTTGCCGAGAAGCAGAAGCTTTTTCAG GAGGATAATGGCATCCCAGTGCATCTTAAAGGTGGTCTAATGGATGCTTTGTTGTATAGACTCACCATGGGTCTTACAGTTTTTG GAACAGCCTATGTTATTTATGAGCTGTGTGTCGCTTCAATGCCCAAGAAGCAGAAATGA